The following are encoded in a window of Thermodesulfobacterium geofontis OPF15 genomic DNA:
- a CDS encoding magnesium transporter CorA family protein, which translates to MFRIYKSENGLLVPADKPSPHTWVCLFNPSEEEISYIEQKFKILPEFLRYPLDEEERPRIEKEEQQILIILRIPDVVSKGLFIRYETIPLGIILTEENIITVCLKDHPIFEEFIAIANKSKTFNLAKPVYFILNFILAVTSLYIKLLRQIDRTLEEYEEEVFRAIENEEIIKMLSIEKTLTYFNTSLQGNDTVLIKIQSGRYLHLAEEEMELLEDVQIENRQAIEMTKVFLNIMANTMDAYTSIINNNLNLIMKFLASIAIILAIPNIIYSMYGMNIPLPFQGSSYAFFFVNILTFLLCFFVFFVLRKKRYL; encoded by the coding sequence ATGTTTAGAATATACAAATCTGAAAATGGTTTGCTTGTTCCTGCAGATAAACCCTCACCTCATACATGGGTTTGTCTTTTTAATCCCTCAGAAGAAGAAATTTCTTATATAGAACAAAAATTTAAAATCCTTCCAGAATTTTTAAGATATCCCTTGGATGAAGAAGAAAGACCTCGCATAGAAAAGGAAGAACAACAGATTTTAATTATATTGAGAATTCCTGATGTAGTTTCAAAAGGTCTTTTTATAAGATACGAAACTATTCCCCTTGGTATCATTTTAACCGAAGAAAATATAATCACAGTTTGTTTAAAGGATCATCCTATATTTGAAGAATTTATAGCTATTGCTAATAAAAGCAAAACCTTTAATTTAGCAAAACCAGTTTATTTTATTTTAAATTTCATCTTAGCTGTGACCTCTCTTTATATTAAACTTTTGCGTCAAATTGATAGAACTCTTGAAGAATATGAAGAGGAGGTTTTTAGGGCTATTGAAAATGAGGAAATTATAAAAATGTTAAGTATTGAAAAAACACTTACCTATTTTAATACCTCCCTTCAAGGAAATGACACAGTTCTTATCAAGATTCAAAGCGGAAGATATCTTCATTTAGCAGAGGAAGAAATGGAGCTTTTAGAAGATGTTCAGATTGAGAATAGACAAGCTATAGAAATGACAAAAGTTTTTCTAAATATTATGGCAAATACAATGGATGCCTATACCTCAATAATTAATAACAATCTTAACTTAATTATGAAATTTTTAGCAAGTATTGCTATAATTCTTGCCATCCCTAATATTATTTACAGTATGTATGGAATGAATATTCCCTTACCTTTTCAGGGCTCTTCTTATGCCTTCTTTTTTGTTAATATTCTGACTTTTCTTTTATGTTTCTTTGTTTTCTTTGTCCTTCGCAAAAAAAGATATCTTTAA
- a CDS encoding undecaprenyl-diphosphate phosphatase produces the protein MDLFAAFFLGLIQGLTEFLPISSTGHLILVEKFFNTFTSLSFDAFIHLGSFFAIVSYFWKDLREIWNYKWFILVSAFPGAIAGFTLEHIVETYLRTPFIVGLGLIIMSIPMILGEIMGKKSSEIKELNFLKAFIIGVFQALALIPGTSRSGITISAGLLLGLKREVSARYSFLAGAPLILGAGLYEGIKLFKSSFIPLDLALVGFFSSGVFSFLAIAFLIPFLKRHSLYPFVIYRILLGLLIIFYFGS, from the coding sequence ATGGACCTTTTTGCGGCATTTTTTCTTGGTCTAATTCAAGGATTAACAGAATTTCTTCCTATTTCAAGCACAGGGCACCTTATTTTGGTAGAAAAATTTTTTAATACCTTTACTTCTCTTTCCTTTGATGCTTTTATTCATCTTGGTTCATTTTTTGCGATAGTTAGTTATTTTTGGAAAGACCTAAGAGAAATTTGGAATTATAAATGGTTTATTTTGGTCTCAGCTTTCCCTGGTGCAATTGCAGGTTTTACTTTAGAACACATAGTAGAAACCTATTTAAGAACACCTTTTATAGTAGGGTTAGGATTAATAATTATGAGTATTCCCATGATCTTAGGGGAGATTATGGGGAAAAAGAGCTCTGAAATTAAAGAGCTTAATTTTTTAAAAGCTTTTATTATAGGGGTTTTTCAAGCTTTAGCTCTTATTCCAGGAACATCAAGAAGTGGGATAACTATTTCAGCTGGGCTTTTGTTAGGACTTAAAAGAGAAGTTTCTGCCCGATACTCCTTTTTAGCAGGGGCACCTCTTATTCTTGGAGCAGGACTTTATGAAGGTATAAAGCTCTTTAAATCTTCCTTTATCCCTTTAGACCTTGCTTTAGTAGGTTTTTTTTCTTCAGGGGTTTTTAGCTTTTTAGCTATAGCTTTTTTAATCCCTTTTTTAAAGCGTCACTCCCTTTATCCCTTTGTAATTTACAGAATTCTGTTAGGCTTGCTCATAATATTTTACTTTGGAAGTTAA
- a CDS encoding class I SAM-dependent methyltransferase → MAEIKNLTLETEEISIRGETLKIFLPAKLEEIFQGDPFLEVEKFPFWAKIWEASLVLADYVATLEPPKKILELGAGLGVPSLVAAKFGHDVLATDYEELPLEFIKLSAKENNLKVKTKILDWRNPDLSQKFDLIIGSEIVFRKSLFEPLIELFKNYLEDEGEVILSHPSERKRVLIPFLYEAQKYFKVLTSIRRFKSNGEAVEIILNKLLKIK, encoded by the coding sequence ATGGCTGAGATTAAAAACCTTACCTTAGAAACAGAAGAAATTTCTATAAGAGGAGAAACTCTAAAAATTTTTCTTCCTGCAAAATTGGAAGAAATCTTTCAAGGAGACCCTTTTTTAGAAGTAGAAAAATTCCCCTTTTGGGCAAAGATTTGGGAAGCAAGTCTTGTTCTTGCTGATTATGTAGCAACCCTTGAGCCTCCCAAAAAAATTTTAGAACTTGGAGCAGGACTCGGAGTTCCAAGCCTTGTAGCTGCAAAGTTTGGACATGATGTTCTTGCCACAGATTATGAAGAACTTCCCCTTGAATTCATAAAACTTTCAGCTAAAGAAAATAATCTAAAGGTTAAAACAAAAATCTTAGATTGGAGAAATCCCGATCTTTCTCAAAAATTTGATTTAATAATAGGCTCAGAAATAGTTTTTAGAAAAAGCCTTTTTGAACCATTAATTGAACTTTTTAAAAACTATCTTGAAGATGAAGGAGAAGTAATTTTATCCCATCCCTCAGAAAGAAAAAGGGTCTTAATTCCCTTTTTGTATGAAGCGCAAAAATATTTTAAAGTTTTAACAAGTATAAGAAGATTTAAAAGTAATGGAGAAGCTGTGGAAATAATTTTAAATAAACTTTTGAAAATTAAATGA